One segment of Massilia sp. Se16.2.3 DNA contains the following:
- a CDS encoding helix-turn-helix transcriptional regulator codes for MNHAAQGDLDKRIMDVLVGCTQVRTVDEFTRVIEGPCRAVLPHEAMLCGIGGVSRQGNHVRKVLHVNYPMEYFEPLRDEDGRLDSPLMKRWRETLEPQWFQSGRDDDQLPGDWVRLFNKYDLRNTIAHGVLDLGGVFSSFFIFSRLPGEIGQEHAYLMKLLTPHLHFALARVLAAVDDYQARPVKNRKALSERQREILHWLQEGKTNWEIAKILDLSELNVKYHIDQIFLKLEVRSRAHAVAKARDWIGGRAC; via the coding sequence ATGAACCACGCCGCACAGGGCGATCTGGACAAGCGCATCATGGACGTGCTGGTCGGCTGTACGCAGGTGCGTACGGTGGACGAGTTCACGCGCGTGATCGAGGGGCCGTGCCGCGCCGTGCTGCCGCATGAGGCGATGCTGTGCGGAATCGGCGGCGTCAGCCGTCAGGGCAATCACGTGCGCAAGGTCCTGCATGTGAATTATCCGATGGAGTATTTCGAGCCCCTGCGCGACGAGGACGGGCGGCTCGACAGTCCCCTGATGAAGCGCTGGCGCGAAACGCTCGAGCCGCAATGGTTCCAGAGCGGGCGCGACGACGACCAGCTGCCGGGCGACTGGGTGCGCCTTTTCAATAAGTACGATCTGCGCAATACGATCGCGCACGGCGTGCTCGACCTGGGCGGGGTGTTTTCCAGCTTTTTCATTTTTTCGCGCCTGCCCGGCGAGATCGGCCAGGAGCATGCCTACCTGATGAAGCTGCTGACGCCGCACCTGCATTTCGCGCTGGCGCGGGTGCTCGCCGCGGTCGACGATTACCAGGCTCGTCCCGTCAAGAACAGGAAGGCGCTGAGCGAGCGCCAGCGCGAGATCCTGCACTGGCTGCAGGAGGGGAAGACGAATTGGGAAATCGCGAAGATCCTCGATTTGTCGGAGCTGAACGTGAAATACCACATCGACCAGATCTTCCTGAAACTCGAAGTGCGCAGCCGCGCCCATGCGGTGGCCAAGGCGCGCGACTGGATCGGCGGGCGCGCCTGCTAG
- a CDS encoding alpha/beta fold hydrolase translates to MSGKPLGFTRLVAAALLSLAGAGAQAACLDNVVLVHGNTGSPADWNNTVATLKGRGYLASQLFLPNWGSKTNPASNDHGTANTSPVKSAMTSAHASSCTGKIDVIGHSMGVTLAMKAINELGYASRVNSFVSVAGAQWGLNSCGVYPYNVITPTCGANGLSIDSPLTRSVRGKRYGAKMYSIKSWIDEVVCYGSCYVYGAHTSNVDLQNSTTDYALGHFGLQTQTTSRQADLLMN, encoded by the coding sequence ATGTCTGGAAAACCGTTGGGTTTTACGCGGCTCGTTGCCGCCGCATTGCTGTCCCTGGCCGGGGCGGGCGCCCAGGCCGCCTGCCTCGACAACGTCGTGCTCGTGCACGGCAATACCGGCTCGCCGGCCGACTGGAACAACACCGTCGCCACCCTGAAGGGCCGCGGCTACCTGGCTTCGCAGCTGTTCCTGCCGAACTGGGGCTCGAAGACGAATCCCGCCAGCAACGATCACGGCACCGCGAACACGAGTCCGGTCAAGAGCGCCATGACCTCGGCCCATGCCAGCTCCTGCACCGGCAAGATCGACGTCATCGGCCATTCGATGGGCGTGACCCTGGCGATGAAAGCGATCAACGAACTCGGCTACGCCAGCCGCGTCAATTCCTTCGTCAGCGTCGCCGGCGCGCAGTGGGGCCTGAATTCCTGCGGCGTGTATCCCTACAATGTCATCACGCCCACCTGTGGCGCGAACGGCCTGTCGATCGACAGCCCGCTGACCAGATCCGTGCGCGGCAAACGCTATGGTGCGAAGATGTATTCGATCAAGAGCTGGATCGACGAGGTGGTCTGCTATGGCAGCTGCTATGTCTACGGTGCGCATACCAGCAATGTCGACCTGCAGAACTCGACCACCGACTATGCGCTCGGGCACTTCGGTTTGCAGACGCAGACCACGAGCCGCCAGGCCGATCTGTTGATGAACTAA
- a CDS encoding HEAT repeat domain-containing protein encodes MLRSVAPNAPETRSLARRVLASEQSPAVLIGALSALQAGAADPDEAAQVVAQLTTLSQHADPVVRSRSLQQLGQWDKSGESGPRLAQAPGDSAPEVRQAAIFAIAQTGARDPGVKDSLLALAANGQESRDVRGSALQVLERFPLSKEDYAHFARLRAQLQAQ; translated from the coding sequence ATGCTGCGCAGCGTGGCGCCGAACGCGCCCGAGACGCGCAGCCTGGCGCGGCGCGTACTGGCGAGCGAACAGTCGCCCGCGGTGCTGATCGGCGCCCTGTCCGCCTTGCAGGCCGGTGCGGCCGATCCCGACGAAGCGGCGCAGGTGGTCGCGCAACTGACCACGCTGTCGCAGCACGCCGATCCCGTCGTGCGCAGCCGCAGCCTGCAGCAATTGGGGCAGTGGGACAAGAGCGGGGAGAGCGGCCCGCGCCTGGCCCAGGCCCCGGGCGACAGCGCGCCAGAGGTGCGTCAGGCGGCGATTTTCGCGATTGCCCAGACAGGGGCGCGCGACCCGGGCGTCAAGGACAGCCTGCTGGCGCTGGCGGCGAATGGCCAGGAAAGCCGCGACGTGCGCGGCAGCGCCTTGCAGGTGCTGGAGCGCTTTCCGCTCAGCAAGGAAGACTATGCCCACTTTGCCCGCCTGCGGGCGCAGCTGCAGGCGCAATGA